A stretch of the Microcoleus sp. FACHB-672 genome encodes the following:
- the dusB gene encoding tRNA dihydrouridine synthase DusB: MPALSPELKQRLSAPLKIGNFEVKSRVLQSPLSGVTDMVFRRLVRRHAPDSMMYTEMVNATGLHYVRELPKIMEVDPNERPISIQLFDCRPDFLAQAAVMAVEEGADTVDINMGCPVNKITKNGGGSSLLRDPETAEAIVRAVVEAVAVPVTVKTRIGWTDNEINILEFAKRMEDAGAQMITIHGRTRAQGYNGAAKWEWIRQVKEILSIPVIGNGDIFSVDSAVRCLEETGADGVMCSRGTMGYPFLVGEIDHFLKTGIEKIAPTAIERLECAKEHLQALYLYKGERGVRQARKHMTWYAKGFPNAGELRDKLARMETVTEGCDLIDRAIDCLNAGGEFASEPLTLANIG; encoded by the coding sequence ATGCCTGCTCTCTCCCCAGAATTAAAACAAAGATTATCAGCGCCCCTCAAAATCGGTAACTTTGAGGTCAAAAGTCGCGTCCTGCAATCGCCGCTATCCGGCGTTACAGATATGGTATTCCGTCGCTTGGTGCGCCGGCACGCACCCGACTCGATGATGTACACCGAAATGGTGAACGCCACCGGCTTGCATTATGTGCGGGAATTGCCGAAAATTATGGAAGTTGACCCCAACGAACGTCCAATCAGCATCCAATTATTTGACTGCCGGCCTGATTTTTTGGCACAAGCAGCCGTGATGGCTGTTGAAGAAGGCGCGGATACGGTTGATATCAACATGGGGTGTCCGGTTAACAAAATTACCAAAAATGGTGGCGGTTCTTCCTTACTGCGCGATCCAGAAACCGCAGAAGCAATTGTTCGTGCCGTGGTGGAAGCTGTCGCAGTGCCGGTGACGGTTAAAACCCGTATTGGTTGGACAGACAACGAAATTAATATTCTGGAATTTGCTAAGCGCATGGAAGATGCCGGCGCACAGATGATTACCATTCACGGTCGCACTCGCGCTCAAGGGTATAATGGTGCTGCGAAGTGGGAATGGATTCGGCAGGTGAAAGAAATTCTCTCAATTCCTGTGATTGGAAATGGGGATATTTTTTCAGTTGATTCAGCAGTTCGATGCTTAGAAGAAACCGGCGCGGATGGGGTAATGTGTTCGCGGGGAACGATGGGTTATCCCTTTTTGGTGGGAGAAATTGATCACTTCCTGAAAACCGGCATAGAAAAGATTGCACCCACTGCTATTGAACGGTTGGAATGTGCCAAAGAACACCTGCAAGCCCTTTATTTATATAAAGGCGAACGCGGGGTGCGGCAAGCGCGTAAACACATGACTTGGTATGCAAAAGGTTTCCCGAATGCCGGGGAGTTGCGAGATAAGTTAGCGCGGATGGAAACAGTAACCGAAGGGTGTGATTTAATTGATCGGGCAATTGATTGTTTGAATGCCGGTGGTGAATTTGCCAGTGAACCTCTGACATTGGCAAATATCGGATAA
- a CDS encoding DUF29 family protein: MTQELIDLRSSILEGRYADALAIVDELDWMSKKATLRNIKSFLIRLFVHLIKNQVERRLTNSWVASISDSIVQIQDLNLQDNKSSHYIKSDEWEQILQDSLAAAIRPASVEVLGGRLRPSQLSEMLDKPQIILTAKQLLDLTYVHSAYDLPDILDEYLIQLPGGEDWQE; the protein is encoded by the coding sequence ATGACTCAAGAACTTATAGATTTGAGAAGTAGTATCCTTGAAGGTCGCTATGCAGACGCTTTGGCTATTGTGGATGAGTTAGATTGGATGAGTAAAAAAGCGACCCTGCGAAATATCAAATCTTTTTTAATCAGGCTGTTCGTTCACTTAATTAAAAACCAAGTTGAGCGACGATTGACAAATTCCTGGGTTGCTTCTATATCTGATTCAATTGTACAAATTCAAGACTTGAATCTGCAAGACAATAAAAGTTCACACTATATCAAAAGTGATGAATGGGAGCAAATTCTTCAAGACTCACTAGCCGCTGCCATCCGTCCCGCTAGCGTAGAAGTGCTAGGAGGACGCTTAAGACCTTCTCAACTTTCAGAGATGCTGGATAAGCCGCAAATTATTTTAACAGCAAAGCAATTGCTGGATCTTACTTATGTGCATTCAGCCTATGATTTACCAGATATTTTGGATGAGTATTTAATTCAGTTACCCGGTGGAGAAGATTGGCAAGAATAG
- a CDS encoding serine/threonine-protein kinase, whose product MSYCLNPDCQNPQNLEGMMFCKNCGTKLLLKDRYSAIEVLGEGGFGRTFIAEDSDRLNARCVIKQFLPLSQVQQNSGLLQKATEMFTQEARQLLQLGDHPQIPALFADFEQEGRLYLIQEFIDGQNLLQELERKGAFSGEEIEELLLDLLPVLQYIHDRQVIHRDIKPENILRRKSDGKLVLIDFGVAKQLSASVLVKTGTKIGTEGYAPIEQLRGGKAYPASDIYSLGVTCIHLLTGTAPDELYDPMKGNWLWRSHLMEEGLAVRDRLGKVIDKLLQDWVSDRYQSAGEAIADLYWSLTSSSNSNSPTKIQHPNTGIPQSWRCVHTLAGHTNYVIGVAISPDGRTLASCSYDKTIKVWHLGNGQLLGTLNAHAAWVSSLAISPDGKTLVSGSLDNTIKLWELGSGNLRTTLTGHSGYIISLAISPDGKTLASGCFDNTIRLWHLETGNLMGTLTGHTGYVESLAISPDGKRLASGGGFDDNTINLWDLSSGNLIDTLKGHGASVRSVAFTPDGQRLASGSEDKTIKLWDLTTKTVDYTIANKSGWVQVVAVRPDGKLLATGSRDSTIHLWHLDSGQLQYTLKWHSGPVTSLAFSPDGTRLASGSWDNMIKIWQAE is encoded by the coding sequence ATGAGTTACTGTCTTAACCCAGACTGCCAGAATCCCCAGAATCTTGAAGGGATGATGTTTTGCAAAAATTGCGGGACAAAACTGCTGCTAAAAGATCGCTACTCTGCGATTGAAGTGTTGGGGGAAGGGGGATTTGGCAGAACATTTATCGCCGAAGATTCAGATCGGCTCAATGCTCGATGCGTGATTAAACAATTTTTGCCATTATCACAAGTTCAGCAAAACTCTGGCTTATTGCAGAAAGCAACTGAAATGTTTACCCAAGAAGCGAGACAGTTGTTGCAACTTGGAGATCATCCGCAGATTCCGGCTTTATTTGCTGACTTTGAACAAGAAGGCCGGCTGTATTTAATCCAAGAATTTATTGATGGGCAAAACTTATTACAAGAGTTAGAGCGAAAAGGCGCATTTAGTGGGGAAGAAATTGAAGAACTTTTGCTAGATTTACTGCCGGTGCTGCAATACATCCACGACCGGCAAGTGATTCACCGAGATATTAAACCCGAAAATATTCTGCGCCGTAAAAGTGATGGGAAATTAGTGCTGATTGATTTTGGCGTTGCCAAGCAATTAAGCGCTAGCGTTTTAGTAAAAACCGGCACAAAAATCGGCACAGAAGGCTACGCACCCATTGAACAACTGCGAGGCGGCAAAGCCTATCCCGCCAGCGATATTTACAGTTTAGGTGTCACCTGCATTCACCTGCTCACCGGCACAGCCCCCGATGAGCTTTATGATCCGATGAAAGGCAATTGGTTGTGGCGATCACACCTCATGGAAGAGGGACTTGCCGTCCGTGACCGATTAGGAAAAGTGATCGATAAACTACTGCAAGATTGGGTTAGCGATCGCTATCAATCTGCCGGTGAAGCGATCGCTGACCTCTATTGGTCGCTGACTTCATCCTCAAACTCGAATTCTCCCACCAAAATTCAACACCCAAACACCGGCATTCCCCAGAGTTGGCGCTGTGTTCATACCCTTGCCGGTCATACTAACTATGTCATTGGCGTTGCGATCAGCCCAGATGGCAGAACCCTGGCAAGTTGCAGCTATGATAAAACGATTAAAGTCTGGCATTTGGGCAATGGTCAACTATTAGGCACCTTAAATGCTCATGCCGCCTGGGTAAGTTCCCTCGCGATTAGTCCCGATGGCAAAACCCTGGTTAGTGGCAGTTTAGATAACACCATCAAACTGTGGGAACTTGGCAGCGGCAACCTGAGAACCACCCTCACAGGTCATTCCGGCTATATCATTTCCCTCGCCATCAGTCCCGACGGCAAGACACTCGCGAGTGGCTGTTTTGACAACACGATCAGGCTGTGGCATCTGGAAACGGGCAACCTAATGGGCACCCTCACGGGACACACCGGCTATGTGGAATCTCTCGCCATCAGTCCCGATGGGAAGCGGCTTGCCAGTGGCGGTGGCTTTGATGACAACACAATCAATCTGTGGGATTTAAGCAGTGGCAACTTGATAGATACCTTGAAGGGTCATGGTGCCTCGGTTCGTTCCGTCGCCTTCACTCCAGATGGTCAGCGACTTGCCAGTGGCAGTGAAGATAAAACGATTAAACTTTGGGATTTAACCACCAAAACAGTAGACTATACAATTGCGAATAAATCTGGCTGGGTGCAAGTGGTAGCGGTTAGACCAGATGGGAAATTACTTGCCACCGGCAGCCGGGATAGCACGATTCATCTGTGGCATCTTGATAGCGGGCAATTGCAATATACCTTGAAGTGGCATTCCGGGCCGGTTACGTCTCTCGCTTTCAGCCCTGATGGGACACGTCTGGCGAGTGGCAGTTGGGACAATATGATTAAAATTTGGCAAGCTGAATAG
- a CDS encoding serine/threonine-protein kinase yields the protein MRFVAGGQDSDATGQNRDKSRKRTAGMSYCLTPNCPNPQNPEGTKFCLSCGSKLLLKERYRAIRPIGEGGFGRTFLAVDEDRLNARCVIKQFLPQFQGTTAIQKATELFSREAVRLDELGEHPQIPALLAYFEQDKRLYLIQEFIDGPNLLQVLQQQGAFSEQQIRGLLLDLLPVVQFIHEHQVIHRDLKPDNILRRNKDGKLVLVDFGVATQGTGTALAQTGGTRAGTQGYAPMEQLRGGQAFPASDLYSLGVTCIQLLAARMPDELYNPVDGNWIWREILAKKGASVSDHLGKILDKILQERPSDRYQSAAEVLQDLNASSPVTPAKVSPKSLSTTAQPAKSDMIALELESLKSQMSQAQPPANPPAAGNQSPPSKKAAGFDPVEADLESLKTEFGQQS from the coding sequence TTGCGCTTTGTTGCGGGTGGGCAAGACAGCGACGCAACAGGTCAGAATAGAGACAAGTCTCGCAAGCGAACAGCCGGTATGAGTTATTGCCTCACTCCCAACTGCCCAAACCCTCAGAATCCTGAAGGGACAAAGTTTTGCCTCAGTTGCGGTTCTAAGTTGCTGCTTAAGGAACGCTACCGCGCCATTCGACCGATTGGAGAAGGGGGGTTCGGCAGAACTTTTTTAGCAGTCGATGAAGACCGGCTCAACGCACGCTGCGTAATTAAACAGTTTTTGCCACAATTTCAAGGCACGACAGCAATTCAAAAAGCTACGGAACTTTTTAGCCGTGAAGCGGTGCGATTGGATGAATTAGGCGAGCATCCGCAAATTCCGGCACTGCTAGCATATTTTGAACAAGATAAACGGTTGTATCTAATCCAAGAATTTATCGATGGGCCGAATTTGTTGCAGGTATTACAGCAGCAAGGTGCTTTTAGCGAACAACAAATTCGGGGATTGTTGCTTGATTTACTGCCGGTTGTGCAATTTATTCACGAGCATCAAGTGATTCATCGTGATCTCAAGCCAGATAATATTTTACGGCGCAACAAAGATGGCAAGTTGGTGTTAGTTGATTTTGGCGTGGCAACGCAAGGCACCGGCACCGCACTCGCGCAAACCGGCGGCACGAGAGCCGGTACTCAAGGTTATGCGCCAATGGAACAACTCCGGGGTGGGCAAGCGTTTCCGGCGAGCGATCTTTACAGTTTAGGTGTGACTTGCATTCAATTGCTGGCAGCACGAATGCCAGATGAATTGTATAACCCTGTGGATGGAAATTGGATCTGGCGAGAAATCCTTGCGAAAAAGGGGGCATCTGTTAGTGATCATTTGGGGAAAATTTTAGACAAAATCTTACAAGAAAGACCCAGTGATCGCTATCAGTCGGCGGCGGAAGTATTGCAAGATTTAAATGCTTCCTCACCCGTAACGCCGGCAAAGGTTTCTCCCAAATCTTTATCAACAACTGCTCAGCCGGCGAAATCCGATATGATTGCTCTGGAATTAGAATCACTCAAGTCTCAGATGAGTCAAGCTCAACCGCCGGCTAATCCGCCGGCTGCCGGCAATCAATCTCCTCCATCTAAAAAAGCTGCCGGTTTTGACCCTGTAGAGGCTGATTTAGAGTCGCTAAAAACCGAGTTTGGTCAACAAAGTTAA
- a CDS encoding MgtC/SapB family protein has product MSSIFFSPSDWQSIILRLSVALLVGSAIGFNREQPGRPAGLRTFMIVSLGAAMFVMIPLQVNSQSTFDSTNALSRTLQGVATGVGFLGAGMILQQPHSRLGKAEVKGLTSAATIWLAAGLGAAAGCGLWRMSLIGTLMALAVLSGVKKLKKSNLIRLYDYNGTKKRKKDAVSTQDPTQQ; this is encoded by the coding sequence ATGAGTTCAATATTTTTTAGTCCTAGCGATTGGCAGAGTATCATCCTCAGACTGAGTGTGGCACTACTGGTTGGCAGCGCAATCGGTTTTAACCGGGAGCAGCCCGGTAGACCGGCAGGCTTGAGAACTTTTATGATAGTGAGCTTAGGCGCTGCCATGTTTGTGATGATTCCCTTACAAGTTAATAGTCAAAGTACGTTTGACTCAACGAACGCTCTAAGCCGAACGCTTCAAGGTGTTGCCACAGGAGTTGGGTTTTTAGGTGCGGGAATGATTCTGCAACAACCTCATTCCAGGCTTGGCAAGGCAGAAGTCAAGGGGTTAACTTCCGCAGCAACGATTTGGCTGGCTGCCGGCTTGGGAGCAGCAGCCGGCTGTGGTTTATGGCGAATGAGTTTGATTGGAACACTGATGGCGTTAGCCGTTCTCAGTGGAGTGAAAAAACTCAAGAAGTCTAACCTGATTCGTCTTTATGATTACAACGGAACAAAAAAGCGAAAAAAGGACGCTGTATCTACCCAAGATCCAACGCAGCAATAA
- a CDS encoding serine/threonine-protein kinase, with protein MTFCLNPSCSHPKNPESVSHCQKCGSALLLRNRYRALTPIGQGGFGITYLAVDEDRLGTRCVIKQFVPKIEGSGSRQQASLEKAIQLFNQEALRLCELGEHRQIPTLLAFFEQDKRLYLVQEFIDGQNLWQELVEEGAFSEQQVRQVLAQMLPVLKFIHGHRVIHRDITPANILRRQRDGQLMLIDFGVAKLLSHSSMGQTGTKIGTHGYAPLEQMRSGKAYPASDLYSLGVTCLHLLTNVKPEHLYDPLTGWTWREHLFNQGKAISDQLGQILDRMVQEMVRERYQSADEVINELNELPASSLPSPTIAPPPSAKPATASVAGNKSDESAIQATVNAPAAVSKPRSRGWRCVQTLQGHSSWVTSIAIGPNSHILASGSLDDTIKIWNLHTGELLRTLFGHLNAVNSVAISPDGQVVASCSDDGNIKLWAISTGHLLSTLVGHLRDINSVAISSDGQILASGSEDRTVKLWQLAEAAEQPQSFPARNLSGRSGMIKSVAISADGHFVASGGLDNNIHIWNLANGEVFNTLSSHFNSVNSVAISPDGKILASGSKDQTIKLWSMAAGATTPLRTLSGHAGMVNSVIFSPQGSTLITGSSDKTIKLWHVATGKLLGTLSGHLGAVNAVAISSDGKTIVSGSWDKTIKIWRWFP; from the coding sequence ATGACTTTTTGCCTTAATCCCTCGTGTTCACATCCAAAAAACCCTGAGTCTGTCTCGCATTGCCAAAAGTGCGGGTCAGCTTTGTTGCTCAGAAATCGTTACCGTGCCCTCACTCCCATCGGGCAAGGGGGATTTGGCATAACCTATCTTGCCGTAGACGAAGACCGGCTGGGAACTCGGTGCGTGATCAAACAATTCGTGCCGAAAATCGAAGGAAGTGGTTCCCGCCAGCAAGCTTCCTTAGAAAAGGCAATCCAGCTATTTAACCAAGAAGCACTGCGACTGTGCGAACTCGGAGAACACCGGCAGATTCCGACGCTGCTGGCTTTCTTTGAACAAGACAAACGCCTGTATCTCGTGCAGGAGTTTATCGACGGACAAAATTTGTGGCAGGAATTGGTCGAAGAAGGCGCTTTCAGCGAACAGCAAGTGCGGCAGGTACTCGCCCAAATGCTGCCGGTGCTCAAGTTTATTCACGGCCATCGCGTTATTCATCGAGACATCACCCCAGCCAACATTCTACGCCGGCAGCGTGATGGCCAATTAATGCTGATTGATTTTGGAGTGGCCAAGCTGCTGAGCCACTCCTCGATGGGGCAAACCGGCACAAAAATTGGCACCCACGGCTACGCACCCCTGGAACAAATGCGGAGTGGCAAAGCCTATCCAGCAAGCGATCTCTACAGTTTGGGCGTCACCTGCCTGCACCTGCTAACCAATGTGAAACCAGAGCATCTTTATGATCCGCTCACCGGCTGGACTTGGCGGGAGCATTTATTCAACCAGGGGAAAGCAATTAGTGACCAATTAGGGCAAATCTTGGACAGAATGGTTCAAGAGATGGTTCGCGAACGCTATCAATCTGCGGATGAAGTGATCAATGAACTCAATGAGCTGCCGGCAAGCTCCCTACCATCCCCGACTATAGCCCCTCCCCCATCCGCAAAACCTGCGACGGCTTCTGTTGCTGGAAACAAATCAGACGAAAGTGCCATTCAGGCCACGGTTAATGCGCCGGCAGCAGTATCTAAGCCCAGAAGTCGCGGCTGGCGATGCGTGCAAACGCTGCAAGGTCACTCCTCATGGGTAACCTCTATCGCCATTGGCCCGAACAGCCATATCCTTGCCAGTGGCAGTTTAGATGACACGATCAAGATTTGGAATTTGCACACCGGCGAACTATTGCGGACTCTGTTTGGGCATTTAAATGCCGTGAACTCGGTCGCGATCAGTCCCGATGGCCAGGTTGTTGCCAGTTGCAGTGATGATGGCAATATTAAGCTGTGGGCAATATCCACCGGCCATTTGTTAAGTACGCTGGTTGGACATTTAAGAGATATCAATTCGGTTGCCATCAGTTCAGACGGTCAAATTTTAGCCAGTGGCAGTGAAGACAGAACGGTTAAGCTTTGGCAGTTAGCCGAGGCAGCAGAACAACCCCAATCCTTCCCTGCACGCAACCTCTCAGGTCGTTCTGGCATGATCAAATCTGTTGCGATTAGCGCGGATGGACACTTCGTTGCTAGTGGGGGTTTGGATAACAATATCCATATTTGGAACTTGGCAAATGGAGAAGTATTTAACACACTTTCGAGCCATTTCAACTCGGTAAATTCGGTCGCTATCAGTCCGGATGGGAAAATTCTTGCCAGCGGCAGTAAGGATCAGACGATTAAGTTGTGGTCAATGGCTGCCGGCGCAACAACACCCCTACGCACCCTCTCCGGTCATGCCGGCATGGTGAATTCTGTCATCTTCAGCCCCCAAGGTAGCACCCTAATCACCGGCAGCAGCGATAAAACAATCAAGCTATGGCACGTTGCCACCGGCAAACTGCTAGGCACTCTTTCCGGGCATTTAGGCGCGGTTAATGCGGTGGCCATTAGCTCTGATGGCAAAACAATTGTCAGCGGCAGTTGGGATAAAACCATTAAAATCTGGCGGTGGTTCCCTTGA
- a CDS encoding WD40 repeat domain-containing protein translates to MIDLQQDNQSMCTHTLTGHSDGVKAILICPDGQTLISGGEDGTIKLWQLQTGQLIRTLTGHTYGVKSLAICPDGQTLVSGGGDGTIKLWKLPGAELIRTLIAGYSRLDSGWMPVAISPDGQIVASHSSSYSQTIKLWQLDTGDLIGTLTGHAGSVKSFAFSPDGQTLASDGADNTIRLWHLNTEEQINTLAGHTGGIYSIAISPDGQTLVSGGVDQVLKIWNLHTGKLVRTLSGHSYSVNSVVISPNGQLLASGGYDGIIKVRQLATGKRLRIFSGHSGSVNSVAVSPDAQILVSGSADKTIKIWQIAP, encoded by the coding sequence ATGATCGATTTGCAGCAAGATAACCAGAGTATGTGTACCCACACCCTTACAGGTCATTCTGATGGGGTTAAGGCCATCCTGATCTGCCCGGATGGACAAACGCTGATCAGTGGGGGAGAAGATGGCACGATCAAGCTGTGGCAGCTACAAACCGGCCAGCTAATTCGCACCCTCACCGGGCACACCTACGGCGTAAAATCACTGGCGATTTGCCCCGATGGACAAACTTTGGTCAGTGGGGGGGGTGATGGCACGATCAAGTTGTGGAAACTGCCGGGTGCTGAATTAATTCGCACCCTAATCGCGGGTTACTCTCGCTTAGATTCTGGTTGGATGCCGGTGGCTATCAGTCCCGACGGTCAAATTGTGGCCAGTCACAGCAGCAGCTACAGCCAGACGATCAAGTTGTGGCAGCTAGACACCGGCGATTTGATCGGCACTTTAACCGGCCATGCCGGCTCTGTAAAGTCCTTTGCCTTCAGCCCAGATGGCCAAACCCTCGCCAGTGATGGGGCGGATAACACGATCCGACTCTGGCATCTGAATACTGAAGAACAGATTAATACACTTGCCGGTCACACCGGCGGGATTTATTCTATCGCGATTAGTCCTGATGGCCAGACTTTGGTGAGTGGCGGTGTCGATCAAGTTCTGAAGATTTGGAATTTGCACACCGGCAAACTGGTACGCACGCTTTCGGGACACTCCTACTCAGTCAATTCCGTTGTGATTAGCCCAAATGGGCAACTGCTTGCTAGTGGCGGTTATGACGGAATTATTAAAGTCCGGCAGCTGGCAACCGGCAAACGGCTGCGGATTTTTTCAGGTCATTCGGGTTCTGTAAATTCTGTGGCAGTCAGTCCAGATGCTCAAATTCTGGTTAGTGGGAGTGCTGATAAGACGATCAAGATTTGGCAGATCGCACCCTAA
- a CDS encoding DUF3593 domain-containing protein codes for MISKETLFAVSLFPYLGFLWFVTRSGQMPRLALIGFYMTLVFVAVTIPAGIYAKVAYNESLANIDWLHGAAEVFLTLSNILVVLGFRQAVLDSRQSLK; via the coding sequence ATGATTTCTAAAGAAACTCTGTTTGCTGTGTCCTTGTTTCCTTACCTGGGATTCTTGTGGTTTGTCACCCGTTCAGGGCAGATGCCCCGGCTGGCGCTGATCGGGTTTTACATGACTTTGGTTTTTGTTGCCGTTACCATTCCCGCCGGCATTTACGCCAAAGTTGCCTATAACGAGTCTTTAGCAAATATAGATTGGTTACATGGCGCTGCGGAAGTGTTCTTAACTCTGTCAAATATCTTGGTTGTGCTAGGCTTTCGGCAAGCTGTACTTGACAGCCGGCAGTCATTAAAATAG
- a CDS encoding DUF2499 domain-containing protein: MHALSIPTWIIHVSSVIEWIAAIWLIWTYGEVTGNRAWWALSLAMLPALISAMCACTWHFFDNPASLEWLVTLQAAMTVVNNCTLCIAGWLIWRTRDSAGNQQQLEGEKGSRPSTTPKDFEA, from the coding sequence ATGCACGCGCTTTCGATTCCCACTTGGATTATTCACGTTTCCAGTGTCATTGAGTGGATTGCAGCCATTTGGCTAATTTGGACGTATGGCGAAGTTACTGGCAACCGGGCTTGGTGGGCGCTGTCTTTAGCGATGCTGCCGGCATTAATTAGCGCCATGTGCGCCTGTACTTGGCACTTTTTTGACAACCCAGCATCCTTAGAATGGCTTGTCACCCTGCAAGCTGCCATGACAGTGGTGAATAACTGCACCCTTTGCATCGCCGGCTGGTTAATTTGGCGTACAAGAGACTCTGCCGGCAATCAACAGCAACTTGAAGGCGAAAAGGGTTCTCGCCCTTCTACCACACCAAAGGATTTCGAGGCATGA
- the csaB gene encoding polysaccharide pyruvyl transferase CsaB: protein MGQIQAVCSGYYGKGNGGDEALLASLLQMLPADVTPVVLSGNPAETRERYGVAAVDRMNARLVFAALRQSDVFIWGGGSLIQDVTSALSPVYYAGLMGLAQRLGLKTIAWAQGVGPLKRPLTRQMAKRAFAGCTVVSVRDRASAGLLLDWDIPCSMAPDPVWALDSMPVPGLWDLPAPRVAITLRSHPQLTPARLQILTRALIDFQKATQTCILLIPFQASQDLAIAELIQPQLAGPSHILRLEDPKQLKGVFRGVEMAIGMRLHSLIMAAAEECRCFALSYDPKVTQLMAELEMPGWELSQMPEDATIISKRWIEEYANGDPLSPGQIQSLVDRALIHQEVLKDAFQYF from the coding sequence ATGGGGCAGATTCAAGCAGTATGTAGCGGATATTATGGCAAAGGCAACGGCGGTGACGAAGCGTTGCTGGCTTCGCTGTTGCAAATGTTACCGGCTGACGTGACGCCGGTTGTTCTTTCTGGCAACCCAGCTGAAACCCGTGAACGCTATGGGGTGGCAGCCGTGGATCGGATGAATGCCCGATTGGTATTTGCAGCACTGCGCCAGTCTGATGTATTTATCTGGGGCGGAGGCAGTTTAATTCAAGATGTTACCAGCGCCCTCAGTCCAGTTTATTATGCCGGCTTGATGGGATTAGCGCAGCGCTTGGGTTTGAAAACCATTGCTTGGGCGCAGGGCGTTGGCCCCTTGAAGCGTCCCTTAACTCGCCAAATGGCAAAACGAGCCTTTGCCGGCTGCACAGTCGTCAGCGTGCGAGATCGCGCCTCTGCCGGCCTGCTCTTAGACTGGGATATTCCTTGCTCTATGGCACCCGATCCCGTCTGGGCGCTAGATTCGATGCCCGTGCCCGGTTTGTGGGATTTACCGGCCCCTAGAGTCGCTATAACGCTGCGATCGCATCCCCAACTCACCCCCGCACGATTGCAAATTCTCACTCGCGCCCTGATAGACTTCCAGAAAGCAACCCAAACTTGTATTCTCCTGATTCCATTTCAGGCTTCTCAAGATTTGGCAATCGCTGAATTGATTCAGCCGCAATTAGCCGGCCCTTCTCATATTCTCAGACTAGAAGACCCCAAACAATTAAAAGGCGTGTTTCGGGGAGTAGAAATGGCAATCGGAATGCGCCTTCACAGTTTAATCATGGCGGCTGCCGAAGAGTGCCGGTGTTTTGCCCTTAGTTATGACCCCAAAGTAACTCAGCTAATGGCAGAACTGGAAATGCCGGGATGGGAATTATCCCAAATGCCTGAAGACGCCACAATCATTAGCAAGCGTTGGATAGAAGAATATGCCAATGGCGATCCCCTTTCACCAGGGCAGATTCAATCTTTGGTTGATCGCGCGTTAATTCACCAAGAAGTTTTGAAAGATGCGTTTCAGTATTTTTAA
- the grxC gene encoding glutaredoxin 3, whose protein sequence is MLDFLNPILNRHPERIKANVEIYTWQTCPFCIRAKLLLWWKGVNYTEYKIDGDGAARVKMAERADGRRSVPQIFINNQHIGGCDDLYQLDSQGQLEPLLSQQPAV, encoded by the coding sequence ATGCTAGATTTTCTTAACCCTATCCTTAACCGGCATCCAGAACGCATAAAAGCCAATGTAGAAATCTACACTTGGCAAACCTGCCCCTTTTGCATTCGCGCAAAACTATTACTTTGGTGGAAAGGCGTTAATTACACCGAATACAAAATTGATGGAGATGGGGCAGCGCGAGTTAAAATGGCTGAACGCGCGGATGGACGGCGCAGCGTGCCGCAAATTTTCATCAACAACCAGCACATTGGTGGCTGTGATGATCTTTATCAGTTGGATAGCCAGGGACAGTTAGAACCCCTGCTGAGTCAGCAACCGGCTGTTTAG
- the tadA gene encoding tRNA adenosine(34) deaminase TadA — translation MLIDEPTYQIHRHWMSRALELAQAAGDAGEVPVGALIVDNAGKLIAEAQNRKERDKDPTAHAEILALRAAGQFLQTWHLNDCTLYVTLEPCPMCAGAIVHARLNLLVYGADDAKTGAIRTVANIPDSATSNHRLPVLAGILESACRQQLQSWFAHRRQQAKE, via the coding sequence ATGCTAATTGATGAGCCAACCTATCAGATTCACCGGCACTGGATGAGTCGTGCCTTAGAACTTGCACAAGCTGCCGGAGATGCTGGCGAAGTGCCGGTGGGGGCGTTAATTGTTGACAATGCCGGCAAATTAATTGCAGAAGCGCAAAACCGTAAAGAGCGAGATAAAGATCCCACTGCTCATGCTGAAATTCTTGCCTTACGGGCAGCCGGCCAATTTTTGCAAACTTGGCACCTGAATGATTGCACACTTTACGTCACTCTTGAACCCTGCCCGATGTGTGCCGGTGCGATTGTTCATGCAAGGTTAAATCTTCTCGTTTATGGTGCCGACGACGCAAAAACCGGCGCCATCCGAACCGTGGCGAATATTCCCGACAGTGCCACTTCTAATCATCGCTTGCCCGTGCTTGCCGGCATTTTAGAATCTGCTTGCCGGCAGCAGTTGCAATCTTGGTTTGCCCATCGCCGGCAGCAAGCGAAAGAGTGA